A genomic stretch from Flavobacterium humidisoli includes:
- a CDS encoding DUF5107 domain-containing protein has protein sequence MKFKPLLSILLFGSLFVTAQNKPTIKEYKKVFATYPFSDPDPIPKPDTKFYPYFRFDGFTDKPVQKEWKVIEIENDYIKLMILPEIGGKVWSAIEKSTGKDIVYNNHVVKFRDIAMRGPWTSGGVEGNYGIIGHTPNCATPVDYKIINQEDGSISCVIGVLDLLTRTSWKLDINLPKDKAYFTTNSFWSNTTEFEQPYYTWMNTGIKASENLQFIYPGQTYIGHNGEYNSWPIDKENGKDLSFYKNNNFGGYKSYHVFGKYDDFFGGYYHDEDFGMGRYGNHDDKPGKKIWIWGLSQQGMIWEKLLTDTDGQYVEVQSGRLFNQASESSNLTPFKQRSFAPYQTDTWTEYWFPVKQTKGFVKANNYGAVNIKNENGWLKIYFSPLQKLNEKIEVFEGDKKVYSKDITLNTLQTFKDSIQVKADFNKLKFILGGNKLVWNGAPEDGNINRPVEIPKNFDHNSVYGLYLQGKNYISFKDYILAEDKLNACLKLDPNYAPALSALASLQIRKLDYKGAVNTASKALAIDTYDPAANYFYALANFHLGNNTDAKDGFDIAAASVEFRSPAYTALSKIYLAENDLPKAVEYAEKSLLNNQYNVEGLQVLAVLYRLENNSDKANSVLKTITKLDPLNHFADFEKYLSNNSNDSKNAFTAAIQNEMPEQTFLELGIWYNNISRKEEALKVFSIAEQSAEIIYWKAFLENKPVDVSKIKPGTSFPFRNETAEILKKLIQTNDQYQLKYHLGLIEWNRNEISQAKELFSQCGTKPNDPAFYGAKASLFKDDAAVVLASLQQAIKLDPQGWRYHKMLAEHYIAQKQFDKALTTAESFYKKHQDNYLIGMLYAKTLLLNKKYREADIFLTKLQILPFEGAIAGRQLYHEAKLMQALAEIKNKQYKKALQFIADAKLFPENLGVGKPYDENIDERLENWLDYQCYTNLGNKEMASKSLEKIVAFQPVVDNTVMNFLPANQLISAWAIEKTSSAQEAEKWIKTQADLYPTNKIVQWTFLSYTKKQSNILSEDEKDGEVRIIEKL, from the coding sequence ATGAAATTCAAACCATTATTATCAATTCTACTTTTTGGAAGCCTCTTTGTCACAGCACAAAACAAACCCACTATAAAAGAATACAAAAAAGTATTTGCCACATATCCTTTCTCAGATCCAGATCCGATTCCCAAACCAGATACCAAGTTTTATCCGTATTTCCGTTTTGACGGTTTTACAGATAAACCTGTTCAAAAAGAATGGAAAGTGATCGAAATCGAAAATGATTATATCAAACTGATGATTTTGCCAGAAATTGGCGGAAAAGTCTGGTCGGCTATAGAAAAATCTACAGGAAAAGATATTGTGTACAATAATCATGTGGTAAAATTTAGAGACATTGCCATGCGCGGACCTTGGACAAGCGGCGGTGTTGAAGGTAATTATGGAATTATCGGACACACACCAAACTGTGCCACTCCTGTCGATTATAAAATCATAAACCAAGAAGATGGAAGCATTAGCTGCGTAATCGGAGTCTTAGATTTATTAACGAGAACTTCTTGGAAATTAGACATCAATCTGCCAAAAGATAAAGCGTATTTCACCACAAATTCATTTTGGTCCAATACAACCGAATTTGAGCAGCCTTATTATACTTGGATGAATACAGGAATAAAAGCATCTGAAAATCTGCAGTTTATTTATCCAGGACAAACTTATATTGGCCATAACGGAGAATACAATTCGTGGCCAATTGACAAAGAAAATGGCAAAGACTTATCTTTCTACAAAAACAATAATTTCGGCGGTTATAAATCGTATCACGTTTTCGGGAAATATGATGATTTCTTTGGAGGATATTATCATGACGAAGATTTCGGAATGGGAAGATATGGCAATCATGACGATAAGCCTGGCAAAAAAATATGGATTTGGGGATTGTCGCAGCAAGGAATGATTTGGGAAAAATTATTAACTGATACTGACGGACAATACGTAGAAGTGCAAAGCGGAAGATTATTTAATCAGGCAAGCGAAAGCAGTAATCTTACGCCTTTTAAACAACGTTCCTTTGCGCCTTATCAAACCGATACTTGGACCGAATACTGGTTTCCGGTAAAACAGACAAAAGGTTTTGTAAAGGCAAATAATTATGGTGCCGTTAATATAAAAAATGAAAATGGCTGGCTGAAAATCTATTTCTCTCCGCTTCAAAAACTAAATGAAAAAATTGAAGTTTTCGAAGGCGATAAAAAAGTGTATTCTAAAGATATTACTTTGAATACGCTCCAAACATTTAAAGATTCGATTCAGGTAAAAGCTGATTTTAATAAATTGAAATTTATTTTAGGTGGCAATAAACTAGTTTGGAACGGTGCTCCTGAAGATGGAAATATTAATCGTCCAGTAGAAATTCCAAAAAACTTTGATCATAATTCGGTTTACGGATTGTATCTGCAGGGAAAAAATTACATCAGTTTTAAAGATTATATTCTAGCTGAAGATAAACTTAATGCTTGTTTGAAATTAGATCCAAACTACGCTCCTGCTCTTTCTGCATTGGCATCTTTACAAATCAGAAAATTAGATTACAAAGGAGCGGTAAATACAGCAAGCAAAGCTTTAGCGATAGATACTTACGACCCTGCGGCAAATTATTTTTATGCTTTGGCTAATTTCCATTTAGGAAATAACACCGATGCAAAAGACGGTTTTGATATTGCTGCGGCAAGCGTTGAATTCCGTAGTCCGGCTTACACCGCTTTAAGCAAAATTTATTTGGCAGAAAACGATTTGCCAAAAGCTGTTGAATATGCCGAGAAAAGTCTTCTGAATAATCAATATAATGTAGAAGGTTTACAGGTTTTGGCCGTTTTGTATCGTCTTGAAAATAATTCGGATAAAGCTAATTCGGTTTTAAAAACCATTACAAAATTAGATCCGCTGAATCATTTTGCTGATTTTGAAAAATACCTTTCGAATAATTCAAACGATTCAAAAAATGCTTTTACTGCTGCCATTCAAAACGAAATGCCAGAACAAACTTTTCTTGAATTAGGAATTTGGTACAATAATATTAGCCGAAAAGAAGAGGCTTTAAAAGTGTTTTCTATTGCAGAACAAAGTGCCGAAATTATATATTGGAAAGCATTTTTAGAAAACAAACCAGTTGACGTAAGTAAAATCAAACCTGGTACTAGTTTTCCTTTCAGAAATGAAACCGCTGAAATCTTAAAGAAATTAATTCAGACCAACGATCAATACCAATTAAAATATCATTTAGGTTTAATTGAATGGAATCGTAATGAAATTTCTCAGGCAAAAGAATTATTTTCTCAATGCGGTACAAAACCAAATGATCCTGCTTTTTATGGAGCTAAAGCTTCTTTATTTAAAGATGATGCTGCAGTTGTATTGGCAAGTCTTCAGCAGGCTATAAAATTAGATCCGCAAGGCTGGAGATACCATAAAATGCTTGCAGAACATTACATCGCTCAAAAACAATTTGACAAAGCGCTTACTACAGCTGAATCTTTTTATAAAAAACATCAAGACAATTATTTGATCGGAATGTTATATGCCAAAACATTGTTGCTGAACAAAAAATACCGTGAAGCTGATATTTTCTTAACCAAATTGCAAATCCTTCCTTTTGAAGGCGCAATTGCAGGACGACAATTGTATCACGAAGCTAAATTGATGCAGGCTTTGGCAGAAATCAAAAACAAACAATACAAAAAAGCATTGCAATTTATTGCCGATGCCAAACTGTTCCCAGAAAATTTAGGCGTAGGAAAACCTTATGACGAAAACATAGATGAAAGACTAGAAAACTGGCTGGATTATCAATGTTATACCAAT
- a CDS encoding glycoside hydrolase domain-containing protein, which translates to MKLNLNNTTLLRRILIMCFITISIPLTAQIKYSDGNDSWNPNQLGNHRAVIAFTGSGNVAKTTIEWRRRDTNPELKKIIVQDASGKEVQNIKTENINRENGTIFFEPISGKGTYYVYYMPYVDEGTANYPKGIYQKPENKADAQWLSNIKANLKDNTAVTEIQSVNAFNSFYPMEVIATAAETSALVAKNSGNSFLVFPEDREHSIKLKSDLPQRWIQKGVQNSFADTAMKGEYLAFQLGVYALEDLKNVKVSFTNLVSTTGATIDAKDISCINTDGTRYDGSPFASIVSVSKGKIQAMWCGIDVPQTAAAGTYAGKATVTADGKSKEINLQITVSNEVTKNGGIDSPEKMTRLKWLNSTLAQENTVIAPYTPLTVNNSEIALLGRKLILAPNGFPAQIQTFFTPEMTTVTTKANDILSSPIDFHFVDASGKEAQWKNSGVKFTKKEAGTVSWENTSTSKSVQMDINASVEFDGFVHYTVKVTALEDVSFNDINFQMPMQPASAKYMMGLGQKGGDRPATFDWKWDVAHKNQDGAWIGAVNSGLQFSLRDEKYSRPLNTNFYLQKPLLLPTSWGNDNKGGITITPNPKSVVVNAYSGARTMKKGDVLYYNFNLLITPFHTINTDFQWDTKFYHKYSPIDSIAKTGATVINIHHANAINPYINYPFIEFKKMKTYIDEAHQKGLKVKIYNTGREVSNKAYETFALRSLGHEIYSPGKGGGFSWLQEHVGDDYIAAWFVPEIKDAAIVNSGMNRWHNYYVEGMNWLTQNVGIDGIYLDDVAFDRITMKRIKRVLTKDGHPGIIDLHSANQYNKSDGFNNSANLYMEHFPYINKLWFGEYFDYEKNQPDFFLTEVSGIPFGLMGEMLQDGGNPWRGMVYGMTNRLPWSDGADPRNIWKVWDSFGIKGSEMIGYWSENCPVKTNNAKVLATVYKKNGTALISIASWADADVNVKLNIDWKKLGINPAKATITAPEVTNFQPAKTFTAKDEITVPKGKGWLLIVK; encoded by the coding sequence ATGAAACTAAACCTAAACAACACAACGCTTTTAAGAAGAATATTGATTATGTGTTTTATCACGATCAGCATTCCTCTAACTGCACAAATTAAATATTCAGACGGAAATGACAGCTGGAATCCGAATCAATTAGGAAATCACCGCGCTGTAATTGCTTTTACTGGTTCAGGAAATGTTGCTAAAACAACTATCGAATGGCGAAGAAGAGATACAAATCCAGAACTTAAAAAAATCATTGTTCAGGATGCATCTGGAAAGGAAGTTCAGAATATAAAAACCGAAAACATTAATAGAGAAAACGGAACTATTTTCTTTGAACCCATTTCTGGAAAAGGAACATATTACGTTTATTATATGCCTTATGTAGACGAAGGAACGGCAAATTATCCAAAAGGAATTTATCAAAAACCTGAAAACAAAGCCGATGCACAATGGCTTTCTAATATAAAAGCAAACTTAAAAGACAATACTGCTGTAACAGAGATTCAGAGCGTAAATGCTTTCAATAGTTTTTACCCAATGGAAGTAATTGCTACAGCTGCTGAGACTTCTGCTCTTGTGGCAAAAAATAGCGGAAATTCTTTCTTAGTTTTCCCAGAAGACAGAGAACATTCTATTAAATTAAAATCAGATTTACCGCAAAGATGGATTCAGAAAGGCGTTCAAAACAGTTTTGCTGATACCGCAATGAAAGGCGAATATTTAGCTTTTCAATTAGGTGTTTACGCTCTTGAAGATTTAAAAAATGTAAAAGTATCTTTTACCAATTTAGTTAGTACAACTGGTGCAACTATAGATGCTAAAGATATCAGCTGTATTAATACGGACGGAACAAGATATGATGGCAGTCCATTTGCTAGTATTGTTTCGGTTTCAAAAGGAAAAATTCAGGCTATGTGGTGCGGTATCGATGTTCCGCAAACGGCAGCGGCTGGAACTTATGCAGGAAAAGCAACAGTTACAGCTGACGGAAAATCAAAAGAAATCAATCTTCAAATAACAGTTTCTAACGAAGTAACCAAAAACGGCGGCATTGACAGTCCTGAGAAAATGACACGTTTAAAATGGTTAAACTCCACATTAGCGCAAGAAAATACAGTTATTGCGCCTTATACTCCATTAACGGTAAACAATTCTGAAATTGCTTTATTAGGAAGAAAACTGATTCTAGCTCCAAACGGGTTTCCTGCACAAATTCAGACGTTCTTTACTCCAGAAATGACTACAGTAACTACAAAAGCAAATGACATTTTAAGTTCTCCAATTGATTTTCATTTTGTTGATGCATCTGGAAAAGAAGCACAATGGAAAAACAGTGGTGTAAAATTTACTAAAAAAGAAGCTGGAACCGTTTCTTGGGAAAACACCTCGACTTCAAAATCAGTTCAAATGGATATTAATGCCTCTGTTGAATTTGACGGTTTTGTACATTATACAGTAAAAGTTACTGCTCTTGAAGATGTTTCTTTTAATGATATCAATTTCCAAATGCCTATGCAGCCAGCTTCTGCAAAATACATGATGGGATTAGGTCAAAAAGGCGGAGATCGGCCTGCAACTTTTGACTGGAAATGGGACGTTGCTCACAAAAATCAAGACGGTGCTTGGATTGGTGCTGTAAATTCTGGATTACAATTTTCTCTTAGAGACGAAAAATACAGCCGTCCATTAAACACCAATTTCTATTTGCAAAAACCTTTATTATTGCCAACTTCTTGGGGTAATGACAACAAAGGTGGAATTACCATTACACCAAACCCAAAATCGGTTGTAGTAAATGCTTATAGTGGCGCTAGAACAATGAAAAAAGGCGATGTTTTATATTATAATTTCAACTTGTTGATTACGCCATTCCATACTATAAACACAGATTTTCAATGGGATACAAAGTTTTACCACAAATACAGCCCGATCGATTCTATTGCTAAAACTGGTGCAACGGTAATTAATATTCACCACGCAAACGCAATCAATCCATATATCAATTATCCTTTTATCGAATTTAAAAAGATGAAAACGTATATCGATGAAGCACATCAAAAAGGTTTAAAAGTAAAAATCTACAATACCGGTAGAGAGGTTTCAAACAAAGCTTATGAGACTTTCGCTTTAAGAAGTTTAGGCCACGAAATTTATTCTCCAGGAAAAGGAGGCGGATTCTCTTGGCTTCAAGAACATGTTGGCGACGATTATATCGCAGCTTGGTTTGTTCCTGAAATTAAAGATGCAGCAATCGTAAACAGCGGCATGAACCGTTGGCACAATTATTATGTGGAAGGAATGAACTGGCTTACTCAAAATGTGGGTATTGACGGAATTTATCTGGACGATGTTGCTTTTGACAGAATCACAATGAAACGTATCAAAAGAGTTCTGACTAAAGACGGACATCCTGGAATTATCGATTTACACAGTGCGAATCAATACAACAAAAGTGACGGATTTAATAACAGTGCCAATTTATACATGGAGCATTTCCCGTACATCAATAAATTATGGTTTGGAGAATATTTTGATTACGAAAAAAACCAACCTGACTTTTTCTTAACCGAGGTAAGCGGAATTCCTTTCGGATTAATGGGCGAAATGCTTCAAGATGGCGGAAATCCGTGGAGAGGAATGGTTTACGGAATGACAAACAGATTGCCTTGGAGCGATGGTGCTGACCCAAGAAACATCTGGAAAGTATGGGATTCTTTCGGAATTAAAGGCTCTGAAATGATTGGATACTGGAGCGAAAATTGTCCTGTAAAAACAAACAATGCTAAAGTTTTGGCAACAGTTTACAAAAAGAACGGAACGGCTTTAATTTCAATTGCAAGCTGGGCAGATGCTGATGTAAATGTAAAACTGAATATCGACTGGAAAAAACTAGGAATCAATCCTGCAAAAGCAACTATTACAGCTCCAGAAGTTACTAATTTCCAGCCAGCTAAAACATTTACAGCAAAAGACGAAATAACTGTTCCGAAGGGAAAAGGATGGTTATTGATTGTTAAGTAA
- a CDS encoding c-type cytochrome → MKKTILIGLFSALSIAVFNSCTKSNSQTLAAKATEEDDEGYITIDTSKIPDDQFGESVRYGRELMMKTAYYIGPNGINGKYLGNKMNCTNCHQDAGTKPHAFNLMSSHDNYPQYRGRENKVLTLAERVNNCIMRPHSGKPLPLDSKEMVAFLSYFKWISKFVPKDGNFKGAKNLEIEFPDVAASPERGKVLFAENCARCHGNNGEGVYNADKSGYTYPPLWGQYGYQPGSSMHRVIKQAQWLKSNMPYDKVLLGKPYLTDKQALDIAAYVNDDKIHARPNPKTFDYPDKMGKPIDYAHSPFNDNFSEEQHKYGPYKPIIAYWKKQGWKAVY, encoded by the coding sequence ATGAAAAAAACAATTCTTATCGGGCTTTTTTCAGCATTATCGATTGCTGTTTTCAATTCCTGTACCAAATCAAATTCTCAAACTTTGGCTGCAAAAGCAACCGAAGAAGATGATGAAGGTTATATTACAATTGATACTTCTAAAATTCCAGACGATCAATTTGGAGAATCGGTTCGTTATGGAAGAGAATTAATGATGAAAACAGCTTATTATATTGGTCCCAACGGAATAAATGGAAAATATTTAGGCAATAAAATGAACTGCACCAATTGTCATCAAGATGCTGGTACAAAGCCTCATGCATTCAATTTAATGTCTTCACATGATAATTATCCACAATATCGCGGGCGCGAAAACAAGGTGCTTACACTAGCAGAAAGAGTTAATAACTGCATTATGCGCCCGCATTCTGGAAAACCGCTTCCGCTAGACAGTAAAGAAATGGTGGCGTTTTTATCTTATTTTAAATGGATTAGCAAATTTGTTCCGAAAGATGGTAATTTTAAAGGAGCTAAAAATTTAGAAATTGAATTTCCAGATGTTGCCGCAAGCCCAGAAAGAGGAAAAGTTTTATTTGCTGAAAACTGCGCAAGATGTCACGGAAATAATGGCGAGGGAGTTTACAATGCCGACAAATCGGGTTACACCTATCCTCCACTTTGGGGACAATACGGTTATCAGCCAGGTTCTAGCATGCACCGTGTGATCAAACAGGCGCAATGGCTAAAAAGCAATATGCCTTATGATAAAGTACTGCTTGGAAAACCATATCTTACAGACAAACAAGCGCTTGATATTGCAGCTTATGTAAATGATGATAAAATTCATGCCAGACCAAATCCTAAAACATTTGATTATCCGGATAAAATGGGCAAACCTATCGATTACGCACACAGCCCGTTTAACGATAATTTCTCTGAAGAACAGCATAAATACGGGCCTTACAAACCGATTATTGCTTACTGGAAAAAACAAGGATGGAAAGCTGTTTACTAA
- a CDS encoding aryl-sulfate sulfotransferase, with protein sequence MIKKLIQKGSFILVLLALASCSNNQIISNINIGTHGNNELKIQIDVTTNDQAQVYAEYWSDKKGTQSKITSPISNSGLKHSLVLCNITPETSYSFQLITVQDGIKQTSKVYTFKSRKLPEWLQKQFKANCPKPELLPENFKKGFMLLAKRETPGTAYIVDYKGNLRWYHTLEGTGFKVVHYTKEQTILSILGTNDEPTSYGSEILEINLQGDTLTHIKKGEGDLKQVIHHEIIKKSANEIVTITVDQKIMDLTSIGGKKQDTINGDGILILDKKGKQLWKWSVFDDLDPFKDKDLLKTKKDWTHANSLSYDTDGNFLISFYNNGQIWKINSKTGKVIWKLGKGGTMKMPPDTNFSQAHAAHIDQDGSLLFFDNGVDIKQSSVFALKVDEKNNAVKLDFHIQLPKDIYNDRMGSAYRISKDLFLVCCSKRHITVLTNKKGVLLWALESEIPPYRTIFIPEEKLKPFLLN encoded by the coding sequence ATGATCAAAAAATTAATACAAAAAGGAAGTTTTATTTTAGTCTTACTTGCATTGGCAAGTTGTTCTAATAACCAAATTATCTCCAATATCAATATTGGCACTCATGGCAACAACGAATTGAAAATTCAGATCGATGTTACTACGAATGATCAGGCACAGGTATATGCAGAATATTGGTCGGACAAAAAAGGAACTCAAAGTAAAATCACCTCTCCTATTTCAAATTCAGGTCTTAAACATTCGCTGGTACTTTGCAACATAACTCCTGAAACCAGTTATAGTTTTCAATTAATTACAGTTCAAGACGGCATTAAACAAACCAGTAAAGTTTATACTTTCAAATCTAGAAAACTTCCAGAATGGCTTCAGAAACAATTTAAAGCCAATTGTCCGAAACCAGAATTATTGCCAGAAAATTTCAAAAAAGGCTTTATGCTTTTAGCAAAAAGAGAAACTCCTGGAACGGCTTATATTGTTGATTATAAAGGAAATTTAAGATGGTACCATACCCTTGAAGGAACTGGATTTAAAGTAGTTCATTATACTAAAGAACAAACCATACTTTCAATTTTAGGAACAAATGACGAACCAACAAGTTATGGAAGCGAAATTCTTGAAATTAATCTTCAAGGCGATACTTTAACTCACATCAAAAAAGGTGAAGGTGATTTAAAACAAGTCATTCACCATGAAATCATAAAAAAATCGGCTAACGAAATTGTCACCATAACAGTAGATCAAAAAATAATGGATCTAACTTCTATTGGAGGTAAAAAACAAGACACAATCAACGGAGACGGAATCTTAATTTTAGATAAAAAAGGAAAACAGCTTTGGAAATGGAGCGTTTTTGATGACTTAGATCCATTTAAAGATAAAGATTTACTAAAAACCAAAAAGGACTGGACACATGCCAATAGTTTGAGTTATGATACCGATGGAAATTTTCTGATCTCTTTCTATAACAACGGCCAGATTTGGAAAATCAATTCTAAAACTGGAAAAGTAATCTGGAAATTAGGAAAAGGGGGAACAATGAAAATGCCTCCAGATACCAATTTCTCTCAGGCGCACGCAGCTCATATCGATCAAGACGGAAGTTTACTATTTTTTGATAATGGCGTAGATATAAAACAATCTTCTGTTTTTGCCTTAAAAGTTGACGAAAAAAACAATGCTGTAAAACTTGATTTCCATATCCAATTGCCAAAAGATATTTACAACGACAGAATGGGAAGCGCTTATAGGATCAGTAAAGACCTCTTTTTGGTTTGTTGTTCAAAAAGACATATTACCGTTTTAACCAATAAAAAAGGCGTTTTACTATGGGCTTTAGAATCTGAAATTCCGCCATATAGAACAATCTTTATTCCTGAAGAAAAACTGAAACCTTTTCTTCTAAATTAA
- a CDS encoding RagB/SusD family nutrient uptake outer membrane protein yields MKKYTILLLLLTAGTQFSCNQDLDPTVYSSLTNTNGYQTKSDAIAAINSIYGRLKGPSVGDNFSYWATRHFALTDIATDLGHCQFGGDPGQLSLGTWNSANGLLKEDWNAMYKLIANANNAIFNITPMGGITAAEKAQFIAEAKFLRCSAYMDLTDSWGPVILITEANLGNPGYLDQTPPSSVEEIDAFMIKELTEAADVLPLNYKNNEIYGTNDVGRATKGAALTLLAKLYLRSHDWQKVATLTKQVMDLNEYQLYPSYLGLFKESNKWCSENIFSSLSDANTNGTELLNHFGPVDHPVVQNRWQYYTVNWDFYNTFGDEDERKQCFFPEFMGTDGLLHKQAPSLGAQPPAGELYMQDVSTKKYADDETTTYYDGHSVNILRYADVLLSRAEALNEISGPTQEAIDLINQVKGRSHAKLLVLSDHTQTSLRDAILQERGWELFYEGKRRSDLIRMNKYDVLVNAYHLRVGEAALIKMPQNKYYTYPQSQVDLNPNLSNADRQ; encoded by the coding sequence ATGAAAAAATATACAATCTTATTACTTTTACTTACCGCTGGGACACAATTTTCGTGCAACCAAGATTTGGATCCTACGGTATATAGCAGTTTGACTAATACCAATGGGTATCAGACAAAATCGGATGCTATTGCGGCTATCAATTCCATTTATGGAAGGCTGAAAGGCCCTTCTGTAGGCGATAACTTCTCGTATTGGGCTACAAGACACTTTGCTTTGACAGATATTGCGACAGACTTAGGGCATTGCCAATTTGGAGGAGATCCAGGACAATTATCGTTGGGAACTTGGAATTCTGCAAACGGTCTTTTAAAAGAAGACTGGAACGCCATGTATAAATTAATTGCCAATGCCAACAATGCTATCTTCAACATTACACCAATGGGCGGTATTACAGCTGCTGAAAAAGCTCAATTTATTGCAGAAGCAAAATTCTTAAGATGTTCTGCTTATATGGATTTGACAGATTCTTGGGGACCAGTAATTTTAATTACAGAAGCTAATCTAGGAAACCCTGGATATTTGGATCAGACTCCGCCATCTTCTGTAGAAGAAATTGATGCTTTCATGATTAAAGAATTGACTGAAGCTGCCGATGTTCTTCCTCTTAATTACAAAAACAATGAAATTTATGGCACCAATGATGTAGGCCGTGCTACAAAAGGTGCAGCTCTTACACTATTGGCAAAATTGTACTTAAGAAGCCACGACTGGCAAAAAGTAGCAACTCTTACCAAACAAGTAATGGATTTAAACGAATACCAACTTTATCCTTCTTACTTAGGTTTGTTTAAAGAAAGTAACAAATGGTGTAGCGAAAACATCTTCTCTTCTTTGAGTGATGCTAATACAAACGGAACGGAATTATTAAACCACTTTGGTCCAGTTGATCATCCTGTTGTTCAGAACAGATGGCAGTATTATACGGTAAACTGGGATTTCTACAACACTTTTGGCGATGAAGACGAAAGAAAACAATGTTTCTTCCCAGAATTTATGGGTACAGATGGTCTTCTTCATAAACAAGCGCCTTCGTTGGGAGCTCAGCCGCCAGCAGGAGAGTTATACATGCAAGACGTTTCTACAAAAAAATATGCTGATGACGAAACGACTACTTATTATGATGGTCATAGTGTAAATATTCTTCGTTATGCGGATGTTTTATTGAGCAGAGCTGAAGCATTAAACGAAATTAGTGGGCCAACTCAGGAAGCAATAGATCTTATTAACCAAGTAAAAGGAAGATCGCATGCTAAACTTCTAGTTTTATCAGATCATACTCAGACTAGTTTGAGAGATGCTATTTTACAAGAAAGAGGCTGGGAACTTTTCTACGAAGGAAAACGTCGTTCCGACTTAATCAGAATGAACAAATATGATGTTTTGGTAAATGCATACCACCTAAGAGTTGGAGAAGCAGCTTTAATTAAAATGCCACAAAACAAGTATTATACATATCCGCAAAGTCAGGTCGACCTTAATCCGAACTTAAGCAACGCTGATAGACAATAG